Proteins from a single region of Chryseobacterium sp. T16E-39:
- the hemN gene encoding oxygen-independent coproporphyrinogen III oxidase, which translates to MNSLIDKYNIPGPRYTSYPTVPYWDESTFSPEKWKDSVIRSFHESNAAEGISIYIHLPFCEALCTFCACHKRITKQHSVETPYLESVLKEWQLYLQLFDEKPKLKELHLGGGTPTFFSPKNLKALLEGIFETVEIAEHPEFSFEGHPNNTTREHLQTLYDLGFRRVSFGVQDYDPKVQKAINRIQPFEKVKEVTELAREIGYGGISHDLVFGLPHQHWDAMEYTIRKTLELKPDRLAFYSYAHVPWVKGVGQRGFDENDLPSGEEKRRLYEDGKSLLEELGYIEVGMDHFALEHDDLYQSLIQKKLHRNFMGYTSSKTQLMVGLGMSSISDSWYAFAQNVKTVEEYQKIVEEGEIPVVKGHILNQEDLIVRRHILNLMCQLETTWDIQNSFPELDNALEMLKEMEKDELVEINDHQIKITEKGRAFTRNVAMVFDLRMMRNKPETRIFSMTI; encoded by the coding sequence ATGAACTCTTTAATTGATAAATATAATATTCCAGGACCACGTTATACGTCTTATCCCACCGTTCCGTATTGGGATGAAAGTACATTTTCTCCAGAAAAATGGAAGGATAGTGTTATAAGGTCTTTTCATGAAAGTAATGCTGCGGAAGGAATTTCTATTTATATTCATTTGCCTTTTTGTGAGGCTCTTTGTACTTTTTGTGCATGTCATAAGCGCATTACCAAACAGCATAGCGTTGAAACCCCTTATCTTGAAAGTGTTTTAAAGGAATGGCAGCTTTATCTTCAGCTATTTGATGAGAAACCCAAATTAAAGGAACTTCACCTGGGGGGTGGAACTCCGACATTTTTCTCTCCTAAGAATTTAAAAGCTTTATTAGAAGGGATATTTGAAACCGTAGAAATTGCTGAACATCCAGAATTTTCTTTTGAAGGACATCCTAATAATACGACCAGAGAGCATCTTCAGACATTATATGACCTTGGCTTTAGAAGAGTAAGCTTTGGTGTGCAGGATTATGATCCAAAAGTTCAAAAAGCGATTAACAGGATTCAGCCTTTTGAAAAAGTAAAAGAAGTAACAGAATTGGCAAGAGAAATTGGATATGGAGGGATAAGCCATGATTTGGTTTTTGGACTTCCTCATCAGCATTGGGATGCCATGGAGTATACGATTCGCAAAACATTAGAATTGAAACCGGACCGACTAGCCTTCTACTCTTATGCACATGTTCCATGGGTAAAAGGAGTTGGGCAAAGAGGTTTTGATGAAAATGACCTGCCTAGTGGAGAGGAAAAAAGAAGATTGTATGAAGATGGGAAAAGCCTCTTGGAAGAACTGGGATACATTGAAGTTGGAATGGATCATTTCGCCTTAGAGCATGATGATTTATACCAGTCTTTAATCCAGAAAAAACTACACAGGAATTTTATGGGATATACATCAAGCAAAACCCAATTAATGGTAGGACTTGGAATGTCCTCAATTTCTGATTCCTGGTACGCCTTTGCCCAGAATGTAAAAACTGTTGAAGAATACCAGAAGATCGTTGAAGAAGGAGAAATTCCGGTGGTAAAAGGACATATTTTAAATCAGGAAGATTTAATTGTAAGAAGGCATATTTTAAATCTGATGTGCCAGCTGGAAACTACCTGGGATATTCAGAACTCTTTTCCTGAGTTAGATAATGCATTGGAAATGCTTAAGGAAATGGAAAAAGATGAGTTGGTGGAGATTAATGATCATCAAATAAAAATTACAGAAAAGGGGAGAGCCTTTACCCGAAATGTAGCGATGGTATTTGATCTTAGGATGATGCGAAATAAACCTGAAACCAGAATTTTTTCAATGACCATCTAA
- the dapF gene encoding diaminopimelate epimerase, whose amino-acid sequence MEFYKYQGTGNDFVMIDNRDLQFPKDKEIIEKLCDRRFGIGADGLILLENDDRYDFKMVYYNSDGGESTMCGNGGRCLVAFAFFLDIFEDKCKFIAIDGEHDAEISNGIIKLKMIDVENISNDGNDTVMNTGSPHYVKYVEDLVTYNVFAEGNGIRNSENYKEKGINVNFVEKITDDEIFVRTYERGVEDETYSCGTGVTASALTFLQKNNLISVKVKTLGGNLKVYAEKDGNSFQNIWLEGPAKQVFRGKVDLI is encoded by the coding sequence ATGGAATTTTATAAATATCAAGGCACTGGAAACGATTTTGTAATGATAGATAATCGTGATTTGCAGTTTCCAAAAGATAAAGAAATTATCGAAAAGCTTTGTGACAGACGTTTCGGAATTGGTGCAGACGGTCTTATTCTATTGGAAAATGATGACAGGTATGATTTCAAAATGGTTTACTACAATTCTGATGGTGGTGAAAGCACGATGTGTGGAAACGGCGGCCGATGCCTGGTTGCCTTTGCTTTTTTTCTGGATATTTTTGAAGATAAATGTAAATTCATTGCAATAGATGGAGAACATGATGCAGAAATAAGTAATGGCATCATCAAGCTAAAAATGATTGATGTTGAAAATATTTCTAACGATGGAAATGATACTGTGATGAATACAGGCTCACCGCATTATGTAAAATACGTTGAGGATCTTGTTACTTATAACGTCTTTGCGGAAGGAAACGGGATCAGAAATTCGGAAAATTATAAAGAAAAAGGAATCAATGTGAATTTTGTTGAAAAAATTACCGATGATGAAATTTTCGTAAGAACCTATGAACGAGGCGTTGAGGACGAAACCTACAGTTGTGGAACAGGAGTTACAGCATCTGCTTTAACTTTTTTACAAAAAAACAATCTAATCTCTGTAAAAGTTAAAACCTTAGGTGGAAATCTCAAGGTTTACGCTGAAAAAGACGGAAATTCATTCCAAAATATTTGGTTGGAGGGTCCAGCGAAACAAGTTTTTAGAGGTAAGGTTGACCTTATTTAA
- a CDS encoding TonB-dependent receptor: MNKTEIINIFTKKTLGLTFVLSAAAFAFGQEKVGISGTVVSKNSQPVPYASVTFSNKQNKLFSDAALTDEKGQYKLDLAPGNYDITIEAIDYKKSIINKQIAAAGNIGALSIEAEKSATNLKTGDIQGVTITVQAKPYKVELDKRTYDPSQDIVSKGGNLQDVLSNVPSVSVETDGTVSMRGSSNVKFLINGKPSALLGIDDGANALQSIPADQIERIEVITNPSSKFEASGTAGILNIILKKNKKMGFNGSVIGNLGYLPQTSLNTNLSWRKGKFNWFLNGGGGYRESKNTNRNNSFFSSGTTNQIDNESITKSKNDNYNASAGVIYDITDKTSINASGTVRTFDNQTNGNVTYNDYFSNNTTGFRQRLNTGNGNNLAFQGDFGLDHKFDDKGQNLSLSASLQRNRSNNDTDISDTNNGVFQLQDLVTQKTLNKSFIGKADYELPVGENSKIEAGYRIDVNRNNYNNMVMESTVSHPLNSYLEDYSYNATYKEMFNAFYLQFKSKIGKLGYQLGLRDEISKVDIDYLNLAGGAQKTTKNYNNLFPSVFLSYEIAKDNQFLVNYSRRIDRPRSFFMIPNPSYNDNQNIFDGNIDLNPSYVDSYEFGYSISKKNFTINPTLYYRHSSDDVKMLVYKTVDTNNITTFHTKPINLGNDDRYGLDLNFNWDATKWLKFMGNVDLFGYKTTGTFYDPKTMDKPMSFDGSGFSTRARLTSTFKVDKTFNFQLQGFYRGAQKTQSQDRKDMYAISFGASKTIWNGNGTIGFNIQDIFNTRAMRSTTYGTDFTRDSYMQWQPRQFALSLTYRFKQGEKIDQPKKKKDINSNAAGDDQQAPM, translated from the coding sequence ATGAACAAGACGGAAATCATTAACATTTTCACAAAAAAAACCTTAGGGCTTACTTTTGTACTTTCAGCGGCAGCTTTTGCTTTCGGCCAGGAGAAGGTAGGTATTTCCGGGACAGTTGTCAGTAAAAACAGCCAACCCGTTCCTTATGCTTCAGTTACTTTTAGCAATAAACAAAATAAATTATTCAGCGATGCAGCTCTAACTGATGAGAAAGGTCAGTACAAACTCGATCTGGCACCAGGAAACTACGATATCACTATTGAAGCAATTGATTATAAAAAGAGCATAATTAATAAACAAATTGCAGCTGCGGGAAATATTGGAGCTTTATCTATTGAAGCAGAAAAAAGCGCTACCAATCTTAAAACCGGGGATATACAAGGAGTAACGATTACCGTGCAGGCAAAGCCGTATAAAGTAGAATTAGATAAAAGAACTTATGACCCTTCTCAGGATATTGTTAGTAAAGGAGGAAACCTTCAGGATGTATTATCAAATGTACCTTCCGTATCTGTAGAAACCGATGGTACAGTTTCTATGAGAGGAAGTTCGAATGTAAAATTTTTGATTAATGGTAAGCCTTCTGCATTATTAGGTATTGATGATGGAGCTAATGCTTTACAAAGTATTCCAGCTGATCAGATTGAACGGATTGAAGTGATAACCAACCCGTCCTCGAAATTTGAAGCAAGTGGAACGGCAGGTATTCTTAATATTATTTTGAAGAAAAATAAAAAAATGGGATTCAATGGTAGTGTTATAGGAAATTTGGGATATCTTCCTCAAACCTCTCTTAATACAAATTTAAGTTGGAGAAAGGGAAAGTTTAATTGGTTTCTAAATGGTGGTGGTGGATACAGGGAATCTAAAAATACCAACCGAAACAATTCATTCTTTAGTAGTGGAACTACCAATCAAATCGATAATGAGTCAATTACAAAAAGTAAAAATGACAACTACAATGCTTCAGCAGGAGTAATATATGACATCACTGATAAGACTTCAATTAATGCTTCTGGAACAGTTAGAACTTTTGATAATCAAACTAATGGTAATGTTACATACAATGATTATTTCTCCAATAATACAACTGGTTTCAGACAAAGGCTGAATACAGGAAATGGTAATAATTTAGCCTTTCAAGGAGACTTTGGTTTAGATCATAAATTTGATGATAAAGGTCAGAACCTATCCTTATCAGCAAGCTTACAAAGAAACCGTTCCAATAATGATACAGATATATCAGACACCAATAATGGAGTTTTCCAATTACAAGATTTGGTAACCCAGAAGACACTTAACAAATCATTCATTGGAAAAGCAGATTACGAATTACCCGTTGGAGAGAATTCTAAAATAGAGGCCGGTTATCGAATAGATGTTAACAGAAATAACTACAACAATATGGTTATGGAAAGTACTGTATCTCATCCTCTTAATTCTTATCTGGAAGATTATTCATATAATGCCACCTATAAAGAAATGTTCAATGCATTTTATCTTCAGTTCAAAAGCAAGATCGGAAAACTTGGATATCAACTGGGATTAAGAGATGAGATCTCTAAAGTGGATATTGATTATCTAAATCTTGCTGGTGGTGCTCAAAAAACAACTAAGAATTACAACAATCTCTTTCCAAGCGTTTTCTTAAGCTATGAAATTGCCAAGGACAATCAATTTTTAGTTAACTATTCAAGAAGGATTGACCGTCCACGTTCTTTCTTTATGATACCCAATCCAAGCTATAATGATAACCAGAATATTTTTGATGGGAATATTGACTTAAATCCGTCCTATGTAGATTCTTACGAATTTGGATATAGCATTTCAAAAAAGAATTTTACTATTAACCCTACGCTATATTACAGACATTCCAGTGATGATGTAAAAATGCTGGTTTATAAAACCGTTGATACTAATAATATAACAACTTTTCACACCAAGCCTATCAATCTTGGAAATGATGATCGTTATGGTTTAGATTTAAATTTTAACTGGGATGCTACAAAATGGCTAAAATTTATGGGTAATGTAGATTTATTTGGATATAAAACTACAGGTACTTTCTACGATCCTAAAACAATGGATAAACCTATGTCTTTTGATGGAAGTGGTTTCTCTACCAGAGCCAGACTTACTTCTACCTTTAAAGTGGATAAGACTTTCAACTTCCAGCTTCAAGGTTTTTACAGAGGAGCACAGAAAACTCAGAGCCAGGATAGAAAGGATATGTACGCTATAAGTTTTGGAGCTTCTAAAACAATATGGAATGGTAATGGAACCATTGGTTTCAACATTCAGGATATCTTTAATACTAGAGCAATGCGATCTACAACTTATGGCACAGATTTTACCAGAGATTCATATATGCAATGGCAGCCTAGACAGTTTGCTTTATCCTTAACTTATAGATTTAAGCAGGGTGAGAAGATAGACCAGCCTAAAAAGAAAAAAGACATTAACTCCAATGCAGCCGGAGATGACCAGCAAGCTCCAATGTAA
- a CDS encoding amino acid permease produces the protein MSKIWVKKPMSAYEADIKKSELKKVLGKWSLTAIGVGAIIGGGIFVLTGTGAYFHAGPALAISFIVAGIACIFAALCYAEFASIIPVEGSAYAYAYGTVGEIFAWAMGWCLILEYAMASMAVSVSWSGYFTKFLKIFGIHLPSYLTSDPASYTGEGFSMNLPAFILVLLITALLVKGTKEAASANNLIVVMKTSAVIFVIIAGAYIIFSSPELYNAADGVKNWKPFIPDQTMIKNPEGQMVSAYGLKGIISGAAAIFFAYIGFDAVSTQAGEAINPKKDVPFAIITSLLVCTALYICVSLVLTGMIHYSDFNPEGKFPDAIKAPVAYAFEIAGKHWASNVVTIAATVGLISVVMVMMMGQSRIFIGMSKDGLIPKFFGELHPKTKTPYKGIILLGIVVAFIAALTPISTLADMTSFGTLFAFTLVCIAVWIMRKKEPNIIRPFKVPAYKIIVGLGVLINVYLILNLSTHALELSAIWLFFGGLVYFFYGRSNSKLNNPEKYQNQNNN, from the coding sequence ATGTCAAAAATTTGGGTTAAAAAACCAATGAGCGCTTATGAAGCTGATATTAAGAAAAGCGAGCTGAAAAAAGTTCTTGGTAAATGGAGCTTGACGGCAATAGGAGTTGGTGCTATTATTGGGGGGGGGATCTTTGTTCTTACTGGAACCGGTGCTTATTTTCATGCAGGCCCAGCACTTGCAATTTCTTTTATAGTAGCAGGTATTGCTTGTATTTTTGCAGCGTTGTGTTATGCAGAATTTGCTTCCATTATTCCTGTTGAAGGTTCTGCATATGCTTATGCGTACGGAACTGTAGGTGAAATTTTTGCATGGGCAATGGGGTGGTGTCTTATTTTGGAATATGCCATGGCAAGTATGGCAGTTTCGGTAAGTTGGTCAGGATACTTTACCAAATTTTTGAAGATTTTCGGAATTCATTTACCTTCATATCTTACCTCTGATCCTGCAAGTTATACAGGAGAAGGGTTCTCTATGAATTTGCCAGCGTTTATTCTTGTTTTGCTGATTACTGCATTATTGGTAAAGGGAACAAAAGAAGCTGCTAGCGCAAATAATTTGATTGTCGTAATGAAAACTTCTGCTGTTATTTTTGTTATTATAGCAGGAGCTTATATAATTTTTTCTAGTCCTGAACTTTATAATGCTGCTGATGGGGTTAAAAACTGGAAGCCATTTATTCCAGATCAGACAATGATTAAAAACCCCGAAGGCCAAATGGTTTCTGCATATGGTCTTAAAGGGATTATTTCAGGAGCTGCGGCAATATTTTTTGCCTATATTGGTTTTGATGCTGTATCCACTCAGGCTGGAGAAGCGATTAACCCTAAGAAAGATGTACCTTTTGCTATCATCACTTCATTGTTAGTATGTACAGCTTTATATATTTGTGTATCTCTTGTATTAACTGGAATGATACATTATTCCGATTTCAATCCGGAAGGAAAATTTCCTGATGCGATTAAAGCTCCTGTAGCCTATGCTTTTGAAATTGCTGGAAAACACTGGGCCAGTAATGTTGTAACCATTGCCGCTACTGTAGGATTAATTTCTGTAGTAATGGTAATGATGATGGGACAATCGAGAATTTTTATCGGAATGTCAAAAGATGGGTTGATTCCTAAATTTTTTGGTGAACTTCACCCAAAAACAAAAACACCTTATAAGGGTATAATTTTACTAGGAATAGTAGTTGCATTTATCGCTGCACTTACTCCTATTTCTACCTTGGCTGACATGACAAGTTTTGGGACTTTATTTGCATTTACATTGGTTTGTATCGCAGTTTGGATCATGAGAAAAAAAGAACCGAACATTATACGACCATTCAAAGTGCCGGCTTATAAGATAATTGTTGGATTGGGAGTACTCATAAATGTATACTTGATCCTGAACCTAAGTACTCATGCATTAGAGCTTTCAGCTATTTGGTTATTCTTTGGAGGTTTGGTTTATTTCTTCTATGGAAGATCAAACAGCAAATTAAATAATCCTGAAAAATATCAAAATCAAAATAATAATTAA
- a CDS encoding adenylyltransferase/cytidyltransferase family protein: protein MKTERIGITFSSFDLLHAGHIKMLEEAKTICDYLIVGLQIDPSHDRPNKNKPTQTIVERYIQLKAVNAVDEIIPYYTEEDLEDILKSFVIDVRIIGDDYLDRDFTGKKYCEEKGIEIYYNKRDHRFSSSDLRKRIFEAEKNKLAVK, encoded by the coding sequence ATGAAAACAGAAAGAATAGGGATCACATTCTCTTCATTTGACTTACTTCATGCAGGTCATATAAAAATGTTAGAAGAAGCAAAAACAATTTGCGACTATCTGATTGTTGGTTTACAAATTGACCCTTCTCATGATCGTCCAAATAAGAATAAGCCCACTCAGACCATTGTAGAAAGATATATTCAACTTAAAGCTGTAAATGCAGTAGATGAAATTATTCCTTATTACACAGAAGAAGATTTAGAAGATATTTTAAAGTCCTTCGTGATCGATGTACGAATTATTGGGGATGATTATTTGGATAGGGATTTTACAGGGAAAAAATACTGTGAAGAAAAAGGAATTGAAATCTATTATAACAAAAGAGATCATCGTTTTTCCTCCAGTGATTTAAGAAAAAGAATTTTCGAGGCAGAGAAAAATAAATTAGCTGTAAAATAA
- the galE gene encoding UDP-glucose 4-epimerase GalE — MAILVTGGLGYIGSHTVVELLNNNFDVVIVDDLSNSERFILKNIEEITGKKPVFYPFDLKRKELLTQVFDAHQIDGCINFAASKAVGESQVMPVDYYENNLFSLINILQEFKKREISNFIFSSSCTVYGQADVMPIDENTPLKLPESVYGKTKQMGEEIIKDFANAYKRKVSLLRYFNPIGAHPSAKLGELPIGVPNNLVPYVMQTAAGIREKLNIWGNDYDTEDGTPIRDYIYVVDLAKAHVAALKKLMTDHNNDTVIDIYNLGTGKGSSVLDVVSAFEVANDVKVAYQICDRREGDITVAYANVDKAESELGWKSETSLEEALKTVWEWQKYLNSRNS; from the coding sequence ATGGCAATACTGGTAACAGGAGGTCTTGGATATATAGGTTCTCACACTGTTGTAGAACTTCTTAATAATAACTTTGATGTTGTTATTGTAGATGATTTATCCAATTCAGAAAGATTTATTTTAAAAAATATAGAAGAAATTACAGGAAAGAAACCTGTTTTTTATCCTTTTGATTTAAAAAGAAAGGAACTTTTGACTCAGGTTTTTGATGCCCACCAAATTGATGGATGTATTAACTTTGCAGCTTCTAAGGCTGTCGGAGAAAGCCAGGTAATGCCGGTTGACTATTACGAGAATAATTTATTTTCTTTGATCAATATTCTTCAGGAATTTAAGAAAAGAGAAATTTCTAATTTTATTTTCAGCTCTTCATGTACTGTTTATGGGCAGGCAGACGTAATGCCTATAGATGAAAATACTCCCTTAAAGCTGCCAGAGAGTGTTTATGGGAAAACGAAACAGATGGGAGAGGAAATCATTAAAGATTTTGCGAATGCATACAAAAGAAAAGTTTCCCTATTAAGGTATTTTAACCCTATTGGGGCGCATCCCTCAGCAAAATTAGGGGAATTGCCAATTGGAGTTCCAAATAACCTAGTTCCTTATGTCATGCAGACAGCGGCTGGTATTCGTGAAAAACTGAATATCTGGGGCAATGATTATGATACTGAAGATGGAACACCGATACGTGATTACATTTATGTGGTCGATCTTGCTAAAGCGCATGTAGCAGCTCTGAAAAAATTAATGACAGATCATAATAACGATACTGTTATTGATATTTATAACCTTGGAACAGGAAAAGGTTCTTCTGTATTGGATGTGGTGAGTGCTTTTGAAGTTGCCAACGACGTAAAAGTTGCTTACCAGATTTGTGATAGAAGAGAAGGAGATATTACAGTGGCATATGCTAATGTTGATAAGGCTGAAAGTGAATTGGGCTGGAAATCTGAAACGAGCTTAGAGGAAGCTTTAAAAACAGTTTGGGAATGGCAAAAATATCTAAACTCCAGAAATTCGTAA
- the pnuC gene encoding nicotinamide riboside transporter PnuC: MNLYDLFVKPYEGYTALQIMLESTGTIFGILSVYFSIKKNIWVYPTGIISTLIYVYILFNFGLLGDCMINIYYTAMSIYGWILWARNSEDHIHVEVSWASKKEWIFASLLFVISLLLVTLIYYYKPYIDNHFSMTGTNLGLYHLDWANWLDVLTTSIFLVGMWFMAKQRIENWIFWIIGDFICMPMMIFKGLGITSVQYLVFTIMAIMGYVNWKKSFKEKRK; encoded by the coding sequence ATGAATCTATACGATCTCTTTGTAAAGCCGTATGAAGGCTATACCGCTTTACAAATCATGCTGGAAAGTACTGGAACAATCTTCGGCATCCTTAGTGTTTATTTCTCAATTAAAAAGAACATTTGGGTATACCCAACAGGTATTATTTCCACATTAATATATGTTTATATTCTTTTCAACTTTGGATTGCTTGGCGATTGTATGATCAATATATATTATACAGCAATGAGTATATACGGGTGGATCTTGTGGGCTAGGAATTCTGAAGATCATATTCATGTAGAGGTTTCGTGGGCTTCAAAAAAAGAGTGGATATTTGCTTCTCTTCTTTTCGTCATAAGTTTATTATTGGTTACTCTTATTTATTATTATAAGCCTTATATAGATAATCATTTTTCAATGACAGGTACTAATCTTGGGTTATATCATCTGGATTGGGCTAATTGGCTGGATGTTCTCACAACATCTATATTTTTAGTCGGTATGTGGTTTATGGCTAAACAACGCATTGAGAACTGGATCTTCTGGATTATCGGAGATTTTATTTGTATGCCTATGATGATTTTTAAGGGTCTTGGAATCACTTCGGTTCAATATTTGGTATTTACTATAATGGCGATCATGGGATACGTCAATTGGAAAAAAAGTTTTAAAGAAAAAAGAAAATAA
- a CDS encoding glycosyl hydrolase, translating into MKKIFSLLFAFVGMLIFSQQIESFTTIFNDKISIRAFQIWDQKIWYTGTGTKFGFVDLKDSKNQKQILLSDKKLEFRTLAQNKSSFYAINVLSPAYFFEIDKKDLKSKVVYQDTVKTAFYDALHVVNDHLAYSFSDSDDTNSLKLAVLKNGKWDSFKNEVVLNKGEAAFAASNTNIASTKKYVWIATGGKASRILRLNSATGKIEVFDTPFIQGESSQGMYSIDFYNDQFGIAVGGDYTKQADNINNIATTNDGGKTWQIQASGANAGYATCVKIRPGSGGKEILSVGDQHISYSADFGKTWKKISDEKNLYVCEWIDCNSFAVAGKDRIAVVKLKF; encoded by the coding sequence ATGAAAAAAATATTCTCCTTATTATTTGCTTTTGTTGGAATGTTGATATTCTCTCAACAAATAGAAAGTTTTACAACAATTTTTAATGATAAAATAAGTATACGGGCTTTTCAGATTTGGGATCAAAAAATATGGTATACAGGAACAGGGACTAAATTTGGTTTTGTGGATTTAAAAGATTCTAAAAATCAAAAGCAGATTTTATTATCGGACAAGAAGTTAGAGTTCAGAACGCTGGCTCAAAATAAAAGTTCTTTTTATGCAATTAATGTTTTAAGCCCTGCTTATTTTTTTGAAATAGATAAGAAAGATCTGAAATCAAAAGTAGTATATCAGGATACCGTGAAAACGGCATTTTATGATGCTTTACATGTTGTGAATGATCATCTTGCCTATAGTTTTAGTGATTCTGATGATACTAATTCTTTAAAATTGGCTGTTTTAAAGAATGGAAAATGGGACTCATTTAAAAATGAAGTGGTTTTAAACAAAGGGGAAGCCGCTTTTGCAGCGAGTAACACCAATATAGCTTCCACTAAAAAATATGTTTGGATTGCTACGGGTGGGAAAGCCTCAAGAATATTAAGACTGAATTCTGCAACGGGAAAGATTGAAGTTTTTGATACACCTTTTATTCAGGGAGAATCTTCACAAGGAATGTATTCTATAGACTTCTACAACGATCAGTTTGGAATTGCAGTAGGAGGAGATTATACCAAACAGGCTGATAATATAAATAATATTGCCACGACAAATGACGGTGGAAAAACATGGCAAATTCAGGCATCAGGAGCTAATGCCGGTTATGCAACATGTGTGAAAATAAGACCAGGTTCCGGAGGAAAAGAAATACTTAGTGTGGGCGATCAGCACATCAGTTATTCTGCTGATTTCGGGAAAACATGGAAAAAGATCTCTGATGAAAAAAATCTGTATGTCTGCGAGTGGATAGATTGTAATTCTTTCGCAGTAGCGGGCAAAGATAGAATTGCGGTTGTGAAATTAAAATTTTAA
- the mltG gene encoding endolytic transglycosylase MltG → MKKIILIIVLLVVAVAGFFGLRFYNTYYGNNVEKEGYVLIPHGATFKQVLDSIGPYIQNKESFETVAKDKDLEQHLKPGRYHIQNGTGNTNIVNMIKAGNQTENTFRIGDFGDIYQMIGKVTKKTELDSLRFVNDLNSIATEKGYNSAEDLKKYFFIDSYNFFWTVSPKDFFKKFENQYNDFWNSERKNKEQQSGLSRDQIYALASIVYKESGGKKDEMKTIAGLYLNRYRKGMKLQSDPTVIYAINKQTNFKESIKRVLYKHLSTPSPYNTYANAGIPPGPICVVDKNSVDAVLNAENNNYIFMCADPARFGYHKFTASAEEHAINAKAYQNWLNSKNIK, encoded by the coding sequence ATGAAAAAAATTATTCTCATTATCGTACTGCTTGTTGTAGCAGTTGCGGGATTTTTTGGGTTGAGATTTTATAATACATATTACGGTAATAACGTAGAAAAAGAAGGATATGTTTTAATTCCCCATGGGGCAACGTTTAAACAAGTCCTGGATTCTATTGGTCCGTATATACAAAATAAAGAATCGTTTGAAACAGTGGCAAAAGATAAAGATCTTGAACAACATCTTAAGCCGGGCCGTTACCACATCCAAAATGGGACAGGTAATACGAACATCGTAAATATGATCAAAGCAGGAAATCAAACTGAGAATACATTTAGAATAGGTGATTTTGGAGACATCTATCAGATGATTGGTAAAGTCACTAAAAAAACGGAACTGGATTCATTAAGATTTGTCAATGATCTTAACAGCATTGCTACGGAAAAGGGATATAATAGTGCTGAAGATCTTAAAAAATATTTTTTTATCGATTCTTATAATTTTTTCTGGACTGTAAGCCCTAAGGATTTCTTTAAAAAATTTGAAAACCAGTATAATGATTTTTGGAACAGTGAAAGAAAAAATAAAGAACAGCAGTCGGGATTATCAAGAGATCAGATTTATGCTTTGGCATCTATTGTATATAAAGAATCAGGTGGAAAAAAAGATGAAATGAAAACGATTGCAGGATTATATCTGAACCGATATAGAAAAGGAATGAAATTACAATCTGATCCTACAGTTATATATGCTATTAATAAGCAAACAAATTTTAAAGAGTCTATAAAAAGAGTTCTGTATAAACACCTCTCTACTCCATCACCTTACAATACTTATGCTAATGCAGGTATTCCTCCGGGGCCAATATGCGTGGTAGATAAGAATTCAGTGGATGCGGTTCTTAATGCAGAAAACAATAACTATATATTCATGTGTGCTGATCCTGCAAGGTTTGGTTATCACAAATTTACAGCAAGTGCTGAAGAGCATGCAATCAATGCAAAAGCCTATCAGAACTGGCTTAATTCAAAAAATATAAAATAA